Within Candidatus Poribacteria bacterium, the genomic segment CAACCTCCCTTGACAACGACGGTGTAACATTGCATCATAGAATCAGAAAATTTAAGGAGGGTGTTTCAGACATGTTTGAGCTTAGGTATCCAAGCAGATTGATCTTCGGCAACGGATGCTTCAATCGACTTGGCGAGATGGCCGCCGAATTCGGACGGAGAGCCCTCCTCGTAACCGGAAGGAGAGCCATGAGGGAATCGGGAACGCTGGATAAAGCCTTGAAACTGCTGCGGGAGTTCAATATAGAGGTGGTGGTCTTCGATAGAGTTGAACCCGAACCCTCGACCGACACCGTGGATGAAGGGGTAAGGGTTGTCAGGGCGGAGAGATGTGATCTGGTCGTAGGAATCGGCGGTGGTAGCGCGATGGACGTAGCCAAAGCAATAGCATGCCTCGTCCGAAATGAGGGTTCCGCATCCGAATATCAACAGGGGATGAGAAAGATCGAAAGGGAAGGGTTACCCTTCATAGCCGTTCCAACTACTGCCGGCACGGGCGCGGAGGTAACTAAAAACGCCGTTTTGATAGATAGATCCCGCGGCGTGAAAGCCAGCATAAGAAGTCCGCTGATGTTGGCAAAAATCGCCCTTATCGATCCTCTGTTGACCGTGAGCGCGCCGCCGAGGGTCACAGCAGGTTCCGGCATGGATGCCCTAACACAGGCGATAGAATCCTATGTCTCCCTCGCATCGAATCCCGTCTCTGATGCGCTGGCCATAAGGGCGATCAAGTATATCTATAATTTTCTCCCCAGGGCATTTGAATCGGGCGATGATATCGAGGCGAGAGAAAAGGTGATGCTGGGGAGCTTCATGACAGGACTCTCTTTCGCCAATGCCTCCCTCGGAGCAGTTCACGGCCTCGCCCATCCGATCGGAGCACACTTCGGGATCCCCCATGGCATCGCGTGCGCCATACTGTTGCCTCACGTTATGAGGTTTAATCTCGATGTCAGAAAGGAGAAGTATGCCGAAATAGCTGTCGCTATGGGAGCTGAACCCGTCCCCGAGATGGCGATCGAAAGGGTGAAGGAACTGTCGTTAAAGCTGGAGCTTCCCCAGAGGCTCTCCCATTTCGGGATTGAGAAAGGGGAGTTGGAAAAGGTGGCAAGGGATGCCAGAGGGTCAAGTTTGAACAACAATCCAAGACCGGCAACGAGAGAGGATCTAATCGAGATCCTCCATGCCGCGCTATGAAGTCTGGAGGTGGGAAGGATGAGATTCGAAGGTATAATACCGCCGCTTGTCACTCCGATGAAGGATGGAGGAGAGCTGAATCTGGACGGATTACCCCCTATAATTGAATACGTCATCAGGGGTGGGGTACACGGGATATTCATCCTGGGCAGTCAGAGTGAGTCGTTCGCCCTCTCCTTCGATGAGAAACGGGAGATCATACTTAAGACCCTTGAAATCGTTTCAGGAAGGGTTCCCGTGTTGGTTGGAACCGGCATGATAACCACCCGTGACTCGATTCGCATGACGCGGTTGGCGAGGGAACTCGGCGCCGACGGCGTCTCCGTCATGACTCCATACTTCATTCGTCCTTCTCAGGAGGAGCTATATGAGCATTATCGGGCGATTGCCGAAGAAGCGGGGGAAATGTCGGTGCTTCTCTATAACAATCCACTTCGCACAGGGCTACAGATTGAAGTCGAAACGGTCGTGAGATTGGCAGAGCTGAAGAACGTCGTTGGGATGAAGGAGAGCAGCGGTGATATGATGAGGATGATGAGATACATTCAGGCGACGGAGAGGATGGAATTCGACGTGTTGTCGGGGAATGATGCCCTGATCTATGCGGGGATGCTGTGTGGGGCCAAAGGAGGCGTATCCGCCACCGCTAACGTCTATCCTGATCTGGTGGTTGGGATATATGAGTCGGTTAGGAGGGGTGACCTTGAGGAAGGACGGCGGTTACAGTATGAGCTTTTGAAGTTCAGGGTGGCCTTCAACCGCCTCGGCACTTTCCCCGCCATGGTTAAGGAGGCTATGAATATGCTAGGCCTTCCGGCCGGTCCTCCACGTCCGCCTGTTAAACCGCTAGCGCATGAGGAGAAGGAGGAGCTGAAAAGGATAATGGATGAGCTGAATTTGGGCTCGGGCTCTCGCTGATTCCGTGGAATTTCGCTTCCGATTATGATAAAATAAATCCGGTTATGAGGTGAAGCATGGTAAAAGAGGATATATCCCTGCTCAGGGAAGCCTTCGATTCTTTCAACAGAGCAGTTGACAGATTAAGCTCCTCCTACTCGGAACTGGAGAAAAAAGTCGCTCAGCTCAAGGAGGAACTCGCCAGGGAGAACGCTGAGAAGGAGAAGCTGCGCGGATATCTTGAGAGCATACTCAACAGCATCGACCTGGGGGTGATAGCTGTTAACGTCGAGGGCAGAGTGATCTTTTTTAACAGGGCGGCGGGGGAGATACTAGGGCTGGACCCCCAGAAGGCGGTCGGTCGTAGTTGTTCTTCCGTGCTTGGGCTCGATTCACCGCTTGAGGAAACGCTGAGGAATACACGACGCAGGACCTTCGACGACGAATTGATAAACCCTGAGGAGAACGGCGAACCGATAAAGGTCGAGATAACCACCTCGCCGATGTGGGATGAACACGGTAAGGTGATAGGGGCCGTGGAGGTGATAAAGGATATATCCGAGCGGAAGATGTTGGAGGAACAGATCAGGAGGTCCGAAACGCTATCCGCGCTTGGTGAGATGGCCGCCCAGGTCGTCCACGAAATACGAAATCCACTGGGAGCGATTCAGCTTTATGTGGGTATACTACAGAGGGAGCTGAGCGGGGATCAGAAAAAGCTTGCCGACGATATAGCCTCCGGCCTCAGGTCGATAGAGATCATAACCTCCAACCTGCTTGCCCTCGCCCGACCGATCAAACCGTCCTTCCGAGAGGTGGATATACTCGCCCTGCTGGAAGAGGTGATAACCTTCGCCATATACGCCATAGAGGAGAATGGGATCAAGCTGATAAGAGATTATCCTGAGTGTGGCCTGATCTGCCACGTCGATCCGGAACAGATCAAACAGGTCGCTCTTAACCTTATACTCAACGCCATCCAGGCTATGCCTGAAGGAGGCGTGTTGAGGATATCCGCTTCGAAGGGCAACGGCAGGATAAAACTTGAGTTCGAGGACACAGGAGTTGGGATACCTCAGGAACATCTGGATAAGATCTTCAATCCCTTCTTCTCGACGAAAAGCACCGGAACAGGTCTGGGATTATACACGGTGGATAAGATCCTCAGAGCGCACGGCGCATCGATAAGGGTTAAAAGCCAAGTGGGCGTGGGAACCTGTTTCCTCATAGAGATCCCGGAGGTGATAAAGGGTGAGCAGCGATAAAATATTGATAATAGATGATGACGAGCATCTGAGGAAGGCCTTGAAAGAAGTCATAAGGAGGGAAGGATATGAGGTGGTAGCCGCTAGCAGAAAAGAGGAGGCGCTGGAGATGATCCCGCATGTCAGGTTCAGCGTCGCTCTTGTGGATATCAGGATGGACGAGTCACACAGAGACGGGATAGAGATACTAGGCAGAATCAAGGAGATAGCGCCTGAGGCAGCCGTGTTGATCATGACGGCATATCCGAGCGTCGAGACGGCAGTGGAGGCGATGAAGCTCGGCGCCGCCGACTATATCTCGAAGCCTTTCTCATACGATCAGCTCATGCAGAAGCTTCGAAACCTCGCCGGCCCTCCGGGTGAAGAAGAACGATATTTCGGCGGAATCGTCACCCGGAACAAGCAGATGCTGAAGATACTGGAGACCGTGAGAAATGTCGCCGCCACCCAATCAACCGTCCTCATCAGGGGAGAAACGGGCACGGGGAAGGAACTGGTGGCAAGGGCGTTGCATAACTATAGCCCGAGAGCCGACGGCCCCTTTGTCGCCGTCAACTGCGCCGCACTCCCGGACATGCTGCTGGAGAGCGAACTCTTCGGATATGAAAGAGGGGCGTTCACAGGGGCTGTATCGAGGAAGTTGGGGAAATTCGAGCTGGCTCACGGAGGAACCCTCTTCCTGGACGAGATCACGGAACTCACTCCTAAACTGCAGGCTAAGCTGCTCAGGGTGCTGGAACAGAAAGAGGTGGACCGGCTAGGAGGGAGAGAGCCGATCCCCGTAGATGTCAGGGTTATCGCTACGACGAACGAGGATATCGAGGCATGCGTTGCCGAGGGGAGATTTCGCGACGATCTATACTACCGCGTGACGGTCGTGACGATAGAGCTGCCCCCTCTAAGGGAGCGGAAAGACGATATACCGCTCCTGGCCAGACATTTCCTTAAGATCTATTCCCGGCAGCACTGTAAGGAGATAGTGGATCTGTCCGAAGGGGCGATACAGAAGTTGATGGATTACCACTGGCCGGGAAACGTCAGACAGCTTCGAAACATCATCGAGCAGGCGGTCATCCTGTGTCCCGATGAGATCATCACCGAGATGTATATCAATCCTGAAAGAAGAAGACGATCATCCAACCAGATAGTCATACCTATCGGAACGCCGCTCCATGAAGCCGAGAAGATGATAATTCTGAAGACCCTGGAGGCGTGTGGAAACGTCAAAACCAAAGCGGCGGAACTCCTTAAAATCACTCCGAGAACCATCAGAAACAAGCTGAAGGCGTACGCCAAGGAAGAAGGAAGGCGGTTTGAAGATGAGGAGGAAGAATAGCTGAAACTTTATCCCCCTCGAGTAAGAAAATTTTTCCTCTTTCCTCTCCTCCCTTACCCGCTGAATCCCCTATAAACACGTCCTCTGAGTGATGGCATGCTAATTGCTCAAATATAGAGGGCGTTTCTCCCTAATCGAAAAACGGGAGGGTTTGTGAAGATGCCGGGGCTTTTCGATTCGGTTTCCAAAATGCTTGAGGTTGCCATTCGCGGAACCGTCCTCAGGCACAATATCATCGCCAATAACATCTCCAATGCGGATACGCCGGGATATCAGGCGATGGATATCTCCTTTGAGGGGCTGCTGAGAAGAGTTCTTTCAGGGGAAGTCGATCCGGAGAGGGTTGATATGACGCCTAAGCTTGATTACTCCCCTCCGAGACTTGCTGGGTTGGACGATGAGAAGGATAACGGGGTCGAGTTGATCCTTGAGCCGGGAGAGGAGGTCAAATTGGATGCCAACACCGTGGATATAGATCGTGAGATGACGAAACTTGCCGAGAATCTCATCATGCATAACGCCTTCGTGAGACTTCTAAACGCCAAGTATAGAATCCTTAAAACCGCCATAAATGGAAGGGCGTGAGGAGGTATGAGAAATGGATCTGTTCACGTCGATGGAGATAAGTGCCAGCGGGCTTACCGCTCAGAGAATCAGGATGAACGTCATATCCGAGAACCTCGCCAATGCCAACACCACCAGAACTCCTCAGGGAACGCCATATCGGCGTAAGGAGGTTTTATTTGCGACAAGGCCTGGAGGAACGATATTGAGGGCGGGATTTATGAATCTCCCGTTCGATCTGGGAAGTGGGGTTGCTGTAACCGGGATAGTGGAAGATAAATCCCCATTTAGGGAGGTATATGATCCAGGCCATCCGGACGCTAACAGCAAAGGGATTGTTCTGATGCCAAACGTCAATGTGGTCGTGGAGATGGTGAATATGATTTCAGCTACGAGGGCCTATGAGTTGAACATCACTGCCCTTTCAGCCGCCAAAGAGATGGCGATGAAAACCTTGGAGATAGGAGCGTGAAAGGATGAAGGTAGAATCGAGTTACGATCGACTCAAATTTGAAGGACAGATGAAGGAGATCACCTCCGGGGGAAAGGGTAAAACCACCTCCTCGTTCATGGATATCCTCAAGGACTCCATTCAGAAGGTGAATGAGCTTCAGGTCGAGGCGGATAAAGCTATAGCGGAACTGGCTACAGGCAAGAATAGGGATATTGCCAGGACGATGATCGCCGTCGAGAAGGCGAACATCGCCTTTCAAATGATGACGCAGATAAGAAATAAGATCGTCGAGGCATATCAGGAGATAATGAGGATGCAGGTGTAAGGAGATGCCGGAGGGTATAAAAGGGTTACTGGAACAGCTCAAAACGGTATGGGGAAATCTGCCGAGGCAGGCAAAGATCGTCATACCTCTGGTATCGATTGGATTGCTGATCGGCCTAATCGCCCTGAGTTTACGCACGAATTCCTCCTACACGCTGCTATATAGCAATCTGAACGTCGAGGATCTGCGCGATATACAGATAGAACTCAGCAGGATGAACGTCAAATACAAACTCGGTCAGGACAACTCGATCTATGTCCCATCAAAAGAGGAGGCACGGCTGAGATTGATGCTTTCAGAGTCGGGCTTGCCCAGAGGGGACAACGGATACAGCATTTTCAAAGAGAGGAATCTCGGCGAGACTTTCTTCGACTACGAGCGGAAGTACCAGGAGGCCACGGAGAGGAAGCTGAAACAGGCGATAGAAAGTCTGCGTCCGGTTAAATTCGCCACGGTTAACATCACCCCCATGGAGGAATCGGTTTTCCTCGAAGGGGAACGACCGGCCAAAGCTTCCGTCATGCTTCAGCTTGAGCCAGGCACTCATCTCTCGCGCAAACAGGTTGAAGGGATCGTGCACTTGGTGGCTGGAGCGGTAAAAGGCCTTGATCCGGAAAACGTGGTCATCCTCGATGAAAGAGGGAATCAGTTGAACGCCGACCTAGACGAGGTGGAATCGGCGCAGATGCGGCTGAAACATCAAAGTGAGCTCGAAAAGCTCTTCGCCAGGAAGATCAGAGATCTGCTCGTGCCGCTCGTGGGCCCCAACGGATTCTCGGCGGAGGTGACGGTCGAGACTAACTTCGACCTAACGGAGACGACCACCAAGAAATATAACAACGACGATGAGGTGATCTCCAAGGAGACCACCACCACGGAGAACTCCCAGGGCGTGGTTTCGACCGGACTTCCGCCAGGGACGGCTTCAAATGTGGTCTCCTCGGCTCAGGTTCAGCTCCCTTCCTCCAATCAGCCGATTTCCTTAAGCAGGAACACCACCACAAAGGAGTATGTGCCGAGCGAGACGATTCAGAAGGTCAAGAGCCTGCCGGGGGATATCAAGAAGGTTTCGGTTTCGGTTCTGCTGGATTACAAGCGCTCGGTCGGCCCTAACGGCAAAGTAACCAAAGTGCCATGGACAACGCAGGAGCTTCAAATGATAGAGGATAACATCAAAAGCGCCATCGGGTATGATCAGAGACGCGGGGACATGGTAAAGGTAAACGCCATTCAGTTCGACACCCTCTACGCCTTGCAGTATCAGGCCGAGCTGAAATCGGCCAAACGACATGAGCTCTATATGACCTTCGCCAGATACCTATCTATCGTAGCACTTGGATTCATGCTCTTCATACTGGTGAGGTTCATCATAAAGACTCTTGCATCGCCACAAGGGAAGGTGATACCAGCAGCTCTGGGCCCCGAGGTCGGCCCTGAGGCGATAGAGACGGGAGAAGGGAGAAGAGAGTTGGAAACCAAGCGAGAGGTCAAAGCGGTGGAGGCTCAGAAAGAAGAGGAACTCTCTCTTGAGGAGATCTTTCCAGAGCTTACCGGCGAGAGCAGGACTAAAGCGGAGGAGATTCAGCGTAAGGTCTTCAGCTTTGCCGAACATGATCCCGAAGCTATGGCTAAATTGATAAGAACATGGCTGCTGGAGGATGAAAAAGGGGAATGAAATGGATGAGAAAAGATTAAAAGGTGTTGAGAGAGCCGCAATATTGATGGTGATATTGGGAGCCGAGAGAGCCGCTCAGATCTATAGGCATCTCAATGAGGACGAAATTGAGAAAGTCTCGTTGCAGGTGAGTCAGCTTAAGGCCGTTCCGCCTGGAGTGAAGCTCGATGTGCTTCAAGAAGTATACGACCATATCCTGGCGAAAGAATACGTCGAGCAAGGGGGGATCGAATTTGCCAAGGTTGTTCTAGAAGCCGCTCTAGGCGAGGAAAGAGCTAAGAGAATCCTGGAAAGAATCCGCAGATCACTTGAGGGTAACCCGTTCGAGTTCCTAGATAAGGCCGATCCGGAGCAGTTGATCATGCTGTTGGAAAACGAACATCCACAGGTGGTTTCGCTCATATTGGCTAACCTCTCACCCG encodes:
- a CDS encoding iron-containing alcohol dehydrogenase, with protein sequence MFELRYPSRLIFGNGCFNRLGEMAAEFGRRALLVTGRRAMRESGTLDKALKLLREFNIEVVVFDRVEPEPSTDTVDEGVRVVRAERCDLVVGIGGGSAMDVAKAIACLVRNEGSASEYQQGMRKIEREGLPFIAVPTTAGTGAEVTKNAVLIDRSRGVKASIRSPLMLAKIALIDPLLTVSAPPRVTAGSGMDALTQAIESYVSLASNPVSDALAIRAIKYIYNFLPRAFESGDDIEAREKVMLGSFMTGLSFANASLGAVHGLAHPIGAHFGIPHGIACAILLPHVMRFNLDVRKEKYAEIAVAMGAEPVPEMAIERVKELSLKLELPQRLSHFGIEKGELEKVARDARGSSLNNNPRPATREDLIEILHAAL
- the flgB gene encoding flagellar basal body rod protein FlgB, translated to MPGLFDSVSKMLEVAIRGTVLRHNIIANNISNADTPGYQAMDISFEGLLRRVLSGEVDPERVDMTPKLDYSPPRLAGLDDEKDNGVELILEPGEEVKLDANTVDIDREMTKLAENLIMHNAFVRLLNAKYRILKTAINGRA
- the dapA gene encoding 4-hydroxy-tetrahydrodipicolinate synthase; the encoded protein is MRFEGIIPPLVTPMKDGGELNLDGLPPIIEYVIRGGVHGIFILGSQSESFALSFDEKREIILKTLEIVSGRVPVLVGTGMITTRDSIRMTRLARELGADGVSVMTPYFIRPSQEELYEHYRAIAEEAGEMSVLLYNNPLRTGLQIEVETVVRLAELKNVVGMKESSGDMMRMMRYIQATERMEFDVLSGNDALIYAGMLCGAKGGVSATANVYPDLVVGIYESVRRGDLEEGRRLQYELLKFRVAFNRLGTFPAMVKEAMNMLGLPAGPPRPPVKPLAHEEKEELKRIMDELNLGSGSR
- a CDS encoding sigma-54-dependent Fis family transcriptional regulator, with protein sequence MSSDKILIIDDDEHLRKALKEVIRREGYEVVAASRKEEALEMIPHVRFSVALVDIRMDESHRDGIEILGRIKEIAPEAAVLIMTAYPSVETAVEAMKLGAADYISKPFSYDQLMQKLRNLAGPPGEEERYFGGIVTRNKQMLKILETVRNVAATQSTVLIRGETGTGKELVARALHNYSPRADGPFVAVNCAALPDMLLESELFGYERGAFTGAVSRKLGKFELAHGGTLFLDEITELTPKLQAKLLRVLEQKEVDRLGGREPIPVDVRVIATTNEDIEACVAEGRFRDDLYYRVTVVTIELPPLRERKDDIPLLARHFLKIYSRQHCKEIVDLSEGAIQKLMDYHWPGNVRQLRNIIEQAVILCPDEIITEMYINPERRRRSSNQIVIPIGTPLHEAEKMIILKTLEACGNVKTKAAELLKITPRTIRNKLKAYAKEEGRRFEDEEEE
- the flgC gene encoding flagellar basal body rod protein FlgC codes for the protein MDLFTSMEISASGLTAQRIRMNVISENLANANTTRTPQGTPYRRKEVLFATRPGGTILRAGFMNLPFDLGSGVAVTGIVEDKSPFREVYDPGHPDANSKGIVLMPNVNVVVEMVNMISATRAYELNITALSAAKEMAMKTLEIGA
- the fliF gene encoding flagellar M-ring protein FliF — protein: MPEGIKGLLEQLKTVWGNLPRQAKIVIPLVSIGLLIGLIALSLRTNSSYTLLYSNLNVEDLRDIQIELSRMNVKYKLGQDNSIYVPSKEEARLRLMLSESGLPRGDNGYSIFKERNLGETFFDYERKYQEATERKLKQAIESLRPVKFATVNITPMEESVFLEGERPAKASVMLQLEPGTHLSRKQVEGIVHLVAGAVKGLDPENVVILDERGNQLNADLDEVESAQMRLKHQSELEKLFARKIRDLLVPLVGPNGFSAEVTVETNFDLTETTTKKYNNDDEVISKETTTTENSQGVVSTGLPPGTASNVVSSAQVQLPSSNQPISLSRNTTTKEYVPSETIQKVKSLPGDIKKVSVSVLLDYKRSVGPNGKVTKVPWTTQELQMIEDNIKSAIGYDQRRGDMVKVNAIQFDTLYALQYQAELKSAKRHELYMTFARYLSIVALGFMLFILVRFIIKTLASPQGKVIPAALGPEVGPEAIETGEGRRELETKREVKAVEAQKEEELSLEEIFPELTGESRTKAEEIQRKVFSFAEHDPEAMAKLIRTWLLEDEKGE
- the fliE gene encoding flagellar hook-basal body complex protein FliE, whose protein sequence is MKVESSYDRLKFEGQMKEITSGGKGKTTSSFMDILKDSIQKVNELQVEADKAIAELATGKNRDIARTMIAVEKANIAFQMMTQIRNKIVEAYQEIMRMQV
- a CDS encoding PAS domain-containing protein, translating into MVKEDISLLREAFDSFNRAVDRLSSSYSELEKKVAQLKEELARENAEKEKLRGYLESILNSIDLGVIAVNVEGRVIFFNRAAGEILGLDPQKAVGRSCSSVLGLDSPLEETLRNTRRRTFDDELINPEENGEPIKVEITTSPMWDEHGKVIGAVEVIKDISERKMLEEQIRRSETLSALGEMAAQVVHEIRNPLGAIQLYVGILQRELSGDQKKLADDIASGLRSIEIITSNLLALARPIKPSFREVDILALLEEVITFAIYAIEENGIKLIRDYPECGLICHVDPEQIKQVALNLILNAIQAMPEGGVLRISASKGNGRIKLEFEDTGVGIPQEHLDKIFNPFFSTKSTGTGLGLYTVDKILRAHGASIRVKSQVGVGTCFLIEIPEVIKGEQR